One window from the genome of Microbulbifer sp. ALW1 encodes:
- a CDS encoding catalase → MERGNRAMSHNKLTTSAGAPIADDNNSISAGERGSLTFDNFRMFEKLAHFNRERIPERVVHARGTGAYGTFRLNKDLSDWTIADFLQKPGTDTEVFVRFSTVGGGQDSSDYARDPRGFAVKFYTKEGNFDLVGNNTPVFFLNDPSKFPDFIHSQKKNPRTNLPDPAASFEYWANHPQSLHQMTILMSDRGIPLSYRHMHGFGSHTLSFWNKSGERFWVKWHLKTQQGIKNVRSEEAANYPAFGAQQDLVESIDQGDYPRWRVQLQILSEKQAKTLSVNPFDLTKVWPHSEAPLIDIGMLELSRNVENYFAETEQAAFAPSNLVPGIGASPDKMLQARLFAYQDAHRYRVGANVNTIPVNAPRCPVHHYQRDGAFAGMCPLGGAASNQDSSVNFYPNDRIDQGAPAPVPEVAEPPMPLERDAWIKPYSQDGEDYHTQAGDLFRLMSDDQKQQLVDNIAGGLRQANASIQARMLAQFNKADPLYAEMVKSALSTST, encoded by the coding sequence ATGGAAAGAGGTAACCGAGCCATGAGCCACAACAAGCTGACGACTTCCGCCGGCGCACCCATTGCCGACGACAACAACAGCATTTCTGCCGGTGAGCGCGGCTCGCTCACCTTTGATAACTTCCGCATGTTTGAAAAACTGGCGCACTTCAACCGCGAGCGCATCCCCGAAAGAGTGGTTCACGCCCGTGGAACCGGCGCCTACGGTACCTTTCGTTTGAACAAAGACCTTAGCGACTGGACCATTGCCGATTTTCTGCAGAAACCCGGTACCGATACCGAGGTATTCGTGCGTTTTTCTACGGTGGGCGGCGGTCAGGACTCCAGTGATTACGCCCGCGATCCCCGCGGCTTTGCGGTGAAGTTTTACACCAAAGAGGGCAACTTCGATCTGGTGGGGAACAATACCCCGGTGTTCTTTTTGAATGACCCGTCCAAATTCCCGGATTTTATTCATTCCCAGAAAAAGAATCCGCGCACCAATCTTCCCGACCCTGCCGCGAGCTTCGAGTACTGGGCGAATCACCCTCAGTCGCTGCATCAGATGACTATCCTGATGTCCGATCGCGGCATTCCGCTCAGTTACCGGCATATGCACGGTTTCGGTTCACATACCCTCAGCTTCTGGAATAAAAGCGGTGAACGCTTCTGGGTGAAGTGGCACCTGAAAACTCAGCAGGGCATCAAGAATGTGCGCAGTGAAGAGGCAGCCAATTATCCGGCTTTTGGTGCACAGCAGGATCTGGTGGAATCCATCGACCAGGGCGACTACCCCAGGTGGCGAGTCCAGTTGCAGATTCTCTCTGAAAAACAGGCGAAAACACTGTCGGTGAATCCGTTTGATCTTACCAAGGTGTGGCCACACAGCGAGGCGCCGCTCATCGACATCGGCATGCTCGAGCTGAGCCGCAATGTGGAGAACTATTTTGCCGAGACCGAGCAGGCCGCCTTTGCGCCCAGCAATCTGGTGCCGGGTATCGGTGCCTCGCCGGACAAGATGTTGCAAGCGCGGCTGTTTGCCTATCAGGATGCTCACCGCTACCGGGTGGGTGCCAACGTGAACACTATCCCGGTTAATGCCCCGCGCTGTCCGGTGCACCATTACCAGCGCGACGGTGCTTTTGCCGGTATGTGTCCGCTGGGTGGCGCGGCATCGAATCAGGACAGCAGTGTAAATTTCTACCCCAACGATCGTATCGATCAGGGTGCGCCTGCACCGGTACCGGAGGTGGCCGAGCCGCCGATGCCACTGGAGCGGGATGCCTGGATCAAGCCCTACAGTCAGGACGGGGAGGACTACCACACCCAGGCCGGGGACTTGTTCCGCCTGATGAGCGATGACCAGAAACAGCAGCTGGTGGACAATATTGCCGGCGGTCTGCGCCAGGCCAACGCTTCTATCCAGGCGCGTATGTTGGCGCAGTTCAACAAGGCCGACCCGCTCTACGCGGAGATGGTGAAGTCCGCACTGTCTACATCAACGTAG
- a CDS encoding DUF1540 domain-containing protein: protein MRRQTIIDENHAMIIATDMPEVSSCAATSCAYNTDSACHARAITIGDGDQPDCDTYFNNSHHTKRERHAGVGACKVTACSHNEDFECGADQIELGYSGNTVNCLTYAH from the coding sequence ATGCGCCGCCAGACAATAATTGACGAGAACCACGCCATGATCATCGCCACCGACATGCCCGAAGTTTCCAGCTGTGCCGCCACCAGCTGTGCCTACAACACCGATTCTGCCTGTCACGCCCGCGCCATCACCATCGGCGATGGTGACCAGCCAGACTGCGATACCTACTTCAATAACAGCCATCACACCAAGCGCGAGCGCCACGCCGGCGTGGGTGCCTGCAAGGTCACAGCCTGCAGTCACAATGAAGACTTCGAGTGCGGCGCGGATCAGATTGAACTCGGGTACAGCGGAAACACCGTGAATTGCCTGACCTACGCACACTGA
- a CDS encoding sugar MFS transporter — translation MAGTQAPVTNIPIETSTSSEGGNFRFALTALTVLFFMWGFLTCLNDILIPHLKAVFNLSYTQAMLIQFCFFGAYATVSLPAGALVKRIGYQKGIVGGLAVAALGCLLFYPAAESHSYPVFLGALFVLASGITLLQVSANPYVTALGDPATASSRLTMTQAFNSLGTTVAPFFGGVLILSAATVGADALSADAEADAVKVPYLMLAGVLAALAVIFSRLKLPQIDMQADKAVAEEGSSVWSHRHLVLGAVGIFVYVGAEVSIGSFLVNFLGLDSVAAMEEAKAAHYIAYYWGGAMIGRFIGAAVMQKVSPGLVLAFNAVAAILLVFAAILGSGAAAMWAILLVGLFNSIMFPTIFSLALQGLGKQAGQASGVLCLAIVGGAIVPLIQGVVADSAGLQISFLVPVVCYAYIAYYGLKGSKVAD, via the coding sequence ACTGACAGCACTCACGGTGCTGTTTTTTATGTGGGGCTTTTTGACCTGCCTCAACGATATCCTGATTCCCCACCTGAAAGCAGTCTTCAATCTCAGTTACACCCAGGCAATGCTGATCCAGTTCTGCTTCTTCGGTGCCTATGCCACAGTTTCCCTGCCTGCCGGGGCGCTGGTTAAGCGTATCGGCTACCAGAAGGGCATCGTGGGCGGTCTCGCGGTAGCGGCACTTGGTTGCCTGCTGTTTTACCCGGCAGCCGAAAGTCACTCGTACCCTGTATTCCTCGGCGCACTGTTTGTGCTCGCCTCGGGTATCACCCTGCTGCAGGTATCTGCCAACCCGTATGTGACCGCTCTCGGCGATCCGGCCACCGCATCCAGTCGCCTCACCATGACCCAGGCATTTAATTCCCTGGGCACCACCGTTGCCCCCTTCTTTGGCGGCGTACTGATTCTCTCTGCTGCTACCGTTGGTGCGGATGCGCTAAGCGCGGATGCGGAAGCGGATGCGGTGAAAGTCCCTTACTTGATGCTGGCTGGCGTGCTGGCGGCTCTGGCCGTGATTTTCAGTCGGCTCAAGCTGCCGCAGATTGACATGCAGGCTGACAAGGCCGTGGCGGAAGAGGGGAGCTCTGTCTGGTCCCACCGTCATCTGGTGCTGGGTGCCGTGGGTATTTTTGTGTACGTGGGCGCGGAAGTTTCCATCGGTAGCTTTCTTGTGAACTTCCTTGGTCTCGACAGCGTTGCGGCAATGGAAGAGGCGAAAGCGGCACACTATATCGCTTACTACTGGGGTGGTGCGATGATCGGCCGCTTTATCGGTGCGGCGGTGATGCAAAAGGTATCGCCGGGGCTGGTGTTGGCGTTCAACGCGGTCGCCGCGATTTTGCTGGTGTTTGCCGCCATTCTGGGTTCGGGTGCAGCCGCTATGTGGGCGATCCTGCTGGTGGGGCTGTTCAACTCCATCATGTTCCCCACCATCTTCAGCCTTGCGCTGCAGGGGCTGGGCAAACAGGCCGGTCAGGCTTCCGGTGTTCTGTGTCTGGCCATCGTCGGGGGAGCGATAGTACCGCTGATCCAGGGGGTTGTGGCCGATAGCGCGGGTCTGCAGATCTCTTTCCTGGTGCCAGTGGTGTGCTATGCCTACATTGCCTACTACGGGCTCAAGGGATCAAAGGTCGCCGACTGA